One window of Mesorhizobium loti R88b genomic DNA carries:
- a CDS encoding ABC transporter permease subunit — protein sequence MSNIAVTDTAMPSTAAKPFLTRLGAGFVNRLVIIVPYVWLLFFFLIPFVIVFKISLSQTAIAMPPYTPVLDFRDGVSGFFAGFRNLNFDNYVWLTQDALYFKAYVTSVIIAAISTLLTLIVGYPIAYGMSRAPATIRPTLLMLVILPFWTSFLIRVYAWIGILKPEGLLNQLLLSLHIINQPLVILNTYTAIFIGIVYSYLPFMVLPLYSSLEKMDYSLIEAAKDLGCPPTSAFWKITFPLSVPGVIAGCLLVFIPAVGEFVIPDLLGGSSTLMIGKTLWNEFFANRDWPVSSAVAVILLLLLTVPIMLFQQAQAKAQEQDK from the coding sequence ATGTCCAACATCGCTGTCACCGATACCGCCATGCCGTCGACTGCCGCCAAGCCGTTTTTGACGCGGCTGGGTGCCGGCTTCGTCAACCGGCTCGTCATCATCGTCCCCTATGTCTGGCTGCTGTTCTTCTTCCTCATTCCCTTCGTCATCGTCTTCAAGATTTCGCTGTCGCAGACCGCGATCGCCATGCCGCCCTATACGCCAGTGCTCGACTTCAGGGACGGCGTGTCCGGCTTCTTCGCCGGGTTCCGCAACCTCAACTTCGACAACTATGTCTGGCTGACGCAGGACGCGCTCTATTTCAAGGCCTATGTGACCAGCGTGATCATTGCCGCGATCTCGACGCTCTTGACGCTTATCGTCGGCTACCCGATCGCCTATGGCATGTCACGCGCACCGGCCACAATCCGCCCGACTTTGCTGATGCTGGTCATCCTGCCGTTCTGGACCTCGTTCCTGATCCGCGTCTATGCCTGGATCGGCATTCTGAAGCCCGAGGGCCTGCTCAACCAGTTGCTCTTGTCGCTGCACATCATCAACCAGCCGCTGGTCATCCTCAACACCTATACGGCGATCTTCATCGGCATCGTCTATTCCTATCTGCCGTTCATGGTGCTGCCGCTCTATTCGTCGCTGGAAAAGATGGACTATTCGCTGATCGAGGCGGCCAAGGATCTCGGCTGCCCGCCGACATCAGCCTTCTGGAAGATCACCTTCCCGCTGTCGGTGCCGGGCGTCATTGCCGGCTGCCTGCTGGTGTTCATCCCGGCCGTCGGCGAGTTCGTCATCCCCGATCTGCTCGGCGGTTCGTCCACGCTGATGATCGGCAAGACGCTGTGGAACGAGTTCTTCGCCAACCGTGACTGGCCGGTGTCTTCGGCCGTCGCCGTCATCCTTCTTCTGCTGCTGACCGTGCCGATCATGCTCTTCCAGCAAGCGCAGGCCAAAGCGCAGGAACAGGACAAATGA
- a CDS encoding ABC transporter ATP-binding protein encodes MKSLGSIRRDFAPWNDPNAKPYIQFDNVTKKFGDFTAVNNLSLTIFEREFFALLGASGCGKSTLLRMLAGFEEPTAGRILLDGQDLRGIPPYRRPVNMMFQSYALFPHMTVEKNIAFGLKQEGMPGPDIEKRVAEMLKLVKLEQFAKRKPHQLSGGQRQRVALARSVAKRPKVLLLDEPLGALDKKLREETQFELMDLQQNLGLTFVVVTHDQEEAMTMADRIAIIDKGEVMQVATPAEVYEAPTSRFVAHFVGNVNMFEGKVAERAANTTRITGATGAQIVVENSAATAAGSDIVFAIRPEKIKVSSKKPADAVNALEGEVYDVAYLGDMTVYHIRLDDGQIIRASALNAARVTEDPLTWNDRAWVSFRPDAGVVLAR; translated from the coding sequence ATGAAATCGCTTGGCAGCATCCGCAGGGATTTCGCGCCATGGAACGATCCGAACGCCAAGCCATACATCCAGTTCGACAACGTCACCAAGAAGTTCGGTGACTTCACCGCCGTCAACAATTTGTCGCTGACCATATTCGAGCGCGAATTCTTCGCGCTGCTCGGCGCCTCCGGTTGCGGGAAGTCGACGCTGCTCAGGATGCTTGCCGGCTTCGAGGAACCGACAGCCGGTCGCATCCTGCTCGACGGTCAGGATCTGCGCGGCATTCCGCCCTACCGCCGGCCGGTCAACATGATGTTCCAGTCCTATGCGCTGTTCCCGCATATGACAGTGGAAAAAAACATTGCCTTCGGCCTCAAGCAGGAAGGCATGCCGGGACCGGATATCGAAAAGCGCGTTGCCGAGATGCTGAAGCTGGTCAAGCTCGAGCAGTTCGCCAAGCGCAAGCCGCACCAGCTATCGGGCGGCCAGCGCCAGCGCGTCGCACTTGCCCGATCGGTCGCCAAGCGGCCGAAAGTGCTGCTGCTCGACGAGCCGCTCGGCGCGCTCGATAAGAAATTGCGCGAGGAAACCCAGTTCGAGCTGATGGACCTCCAGCAAAATCTCGGCCTCACCTTCGTCGTCGTCACCCACGACCAGGAAGAGGCGATGACCATGGCCGACCGCATCGCCATCATCGACAAGGGCGAGGTGATGCAGGTTGCGACGCCGGCGGAAGTCTATGAGGCGCCGACCTCCCGCTTCGTCGCCCATTTCGTCGGCAATGTGAACATGTTCGAAGGGAAGGTCGCCGAGCGCGCTGCAAACACGACCCGCATCACCGGCGCGACGGGTGCCCAGATCGTTGTCGAAAACAGCGCCGCGACCGCGGCCGGTTCCGACATCGTCTTCGCCATCAGGCCGGAGAAGATCAAGGTCTCGTCGAAGAAGCCGGCAGACGCCGTCAATGCGCTGGAAGGCGAGGTCTATGACGTTGCCTATCTCGGCGACATGACCGTCTATCACATCAGGCTCGACGACGGGCAGATCATCAGGGCAAGCGCCTTGAACGCCGCGCGCGTGACCGAGGATCCGCTGACCTGGAACGACCGCGCCTGGGTGTCCTTCCGGCCCGACGCCGGCGTCGTGCTGGCGCGGTAG
- a CDS encoding polyamine ABC transporter substrate-binding protein, with translation MIRKALWLSATSVFLTLFTPAGHAEDRVVNVFNWSDYIDPTIIDDFTKKTGIKVVYDTFDSNEILETKLLAGGSGYDVVVPSGNFLARQIQAGVFQKLDKSKLPNLANMWDTVSQRTAKYDPGNEYSINYMWGTVGIGYNIKKVQAALGTDKIDSWDVFFNPESLAKLKDCGVYVLDSPADIIPAALKYVGLDPNSTSPDDIAKAEEAMMKVRPFIRKFHSSEYINALANGDICLAVGWSGDVFQARNRAVEAKQGVEIGYSVPKEGAQMWFDQMAIPADAPHVAEAHEFLNYMMTPEVIAKSSNAVLYANGNKASQQFVDKALLSDPAVYPDDATLQKLYTVSPYDPKTQRVVTRTWTKIVTGQ, from the coding sequence ATGATCCGCAAAGCGCTCTGGCTTTCGGCAACCTCGGTATTTCTGACATTGTTCACACCCGCCGGGCATGCCGAGGACCGCGTCGTCAATGTCTTCAACTGGTCCGATTATATCGACCCGACGATCATCGACGACTTCACCAAGAAGACCGGCATCAAGGTCGTCTACGATACGTTCGATTCCAACGAGATCCTGGAAACCAAGCTGCTTGCCGGCGGCAGCGGCTATGATGTCGTCGTGCCCAGCGGTAATTTCCTGGCCCGTCAGATTCAGGCCGGCGTGTTCCAGAAGCTCGACAAGTCGAAACTGCCGAACCTCGCCAACATGTGGGATACGGTTTCGCAGCGGACTGCCAAATACGACCCCGGCAATGAGTATTCGATCAACTATATGTGGGGTACGGTCGGCATCGGCTACAACATCAAGAAGGTTCAGGCAGCACTCGGCACCGACAAGATCGATAGCTGGGATGTGTTCTTCAATCCCGAAAGTCTCGCCAAACTGAAGGACTGCGGTGTCTACGTGCTGGATTCGCCGGCCGACATCATCCCGGCGGCGCTGAAATATGTCGGCCTCGACCCGAACAGCACTTCGCCCGACGATATCGCCAAGGCCGAGGAAGCCATGATGAAGGTCCGCCCCTTTATCAGGAAGTTCCACTCGTCCGAGTACATCAACGCCTTGGCCAATGGCGACATCTGCCTGGCGGTCGGCTGGTCTGGTGACGTGTTCCAGGCGCGCAACCGCGCGGTCGAAGCCAAGCAGGGGGTGGAGATCGGTTATTCCGTGCCGAAGGAAGGCGCCCAGATGTGGTTCGACCAGATGGCGATCCCTGCCGATGCGCCGCATGTCGCCGAGGCGCATGAATTCCTCAACTACATGATGACGCCGGAAGTGATCGCCAAATCGTCGAACGCCGTGCTCTATGCCAACGGCAACAAGGCCTCCCAGCAGTTCGTCGACAAGGCGCTGCTCAGCGATCCGGCCGTCTATCCCGATGACGCGACTCTCCAGAAGCTCTACACGGTCTCTCCTTACGATCCCAAGACCCAGCGTGTCGTCACCCGCACCTGGACCAAGATCGTGACCGGCCAATAA
- a CDS encoding DMT family transporter, translating to MTDAASSPVLVASPGHVTLTASPREERVGMLLVFLSALMWSFGGTIARFITLGDSWTVIFWRSIWAAAFLLSFMVWRDGWRGMLKSFRDMGLPGLAVGFCFAIASTAFVVALAYTTVANILLMQAGVPLLAALFSWALFRERVGAVTWVAIAAVIAGVAIMVSESLDGAVSPIGDGLALLIAFMFSIATVITRRFASVRMTPATCLGTILAAGFAASQASTFTVSASDMGFLFAFGVVNLGIGLAFFATGARLIPAAIAALLGTFEPILGPIWVWLIHSEVPSGRTIVGGAVVVTALLVHIGLEFKRQARPQRAGVTGVPSPN from the coding sequence ATGACAGACGCAGCATCATCACCGGTCCTTGTCGCATCACCCGGCCATGTCACTTTGACAGCCTCGCCGCGCGAGGAACGTGTCGGCATGCTTTTGGTCTTCCTGTCGGCGCTGATGTGGAGTTTCGGCGGCACCATCGCCCGCTTCATCACCCTCGGCGACAGCTGGACGGTTATTTTCTGGCGTTCCATCTGGGCCGCCGCCTTCCTGCTCTCCTTCATGGTCTGGCGTGACGGCTGGCGCGGCATGTTGAAGTCATTCCGCGACATGGGCCTGCCTGGCCTTGCCGTCGGGTTCTGCTTCGCCATCGCATCGACCGCCTTCGTCGTGGCGCTCGCCTACACCACCGTCGCCAACATCCTTTTGATGCAGGCCGGCGTGCCGCTTCTGGCGGCGCTGTTTTCCTGGGCCTTGTTTCGCGAACGGGTTGGTGCCGTGACCTGGGTGGCGATTGCCGCCGTCATCGCCGGCGTTGCCATCATGGTGTCGGAATCGCTCGATGGCGCCGTCTCGCCCATAGGCGATGGGCTGGCGCTGCTGATCGCCTTCATGTTCTCGATCGCCACCGTCATCACGAGGCGGTTCGCCAGCGTGCGGATGACGCCGGCGACCTGCCTCGGCACGATCCTGGCCGCGGGCTTTGCCGCCTCGCAGGCATCGACCTTCACCGTCTCGGCCAGCGACATGGGCTTTCTCTTCGCCTTCGGCGTCGTCAATCTCGGCATCGGCCTCGCCTTCTTCGCCACCGGCGCGCGGCTGATCCCGGCAGCCATTGCGGCACTGCTTGGTACATTCGAGCCGATCCTTGGGCCGATATGGGTCTGGCTCATCCATTCCGAAGTGCCGTCTGGGCGCACCATCGTCGGCGGCGCGGTGGTGGTCACGGCGCTGCTTGTCCATATCGGGCTCGAGTTCAAGCGCCAGGCACGACCGCAGCGCGCTGGGGTCACTGGGGTGCCGTCACCGAATTGA
- a CDS encoding helix-turn-helix domain-containing protein gives MADQKIFAGPRIRRIRNAKGLTQTAMAEGLGISPSYLNLIERNQRPLTVQLILKLASVYKVDPHELQGEARGSVAALKEVFTDPLLVGELPGDQELIELAEAAPNASAAVIKLFRAYREQAERLSDLNELLAREGRATALSGARLPIDEVHETFERRPNHFTALEEEAEAFTAVLDPGDDLFGALKAWLRREYGIVVKVLPVATMPNWRRRYDRHSQRLFLSERLSPFDQLREVAMEACLIRMTVAVAGEIQALRLTTDEARRLARFELGRYAAHALMMPYQAFHAAAIRARYDIDVLRSRFGVSFEQAANRLTMLQRQGAPGVPFFMLEVDNAGNRFRRAGSQGFPHSRFGGGCPKLPVHAAFSQPGQIFVEAVEMPDGAEFLCVARTLEGPQGAFSERPRRTALLLGCDIGFRDDIVYGAALPGVAAAGKSGPGIVAATPVGPACRLCERVGCLSRAEPPVTRPLGLDEMVTGLSAFDFQ, from the coding sequence ATGGCTGATCAGAAAATCTTCGCCGGGCCGCGCATCCGCCGCATCCGCAACGCCAAGGGCCTGACCCAGACGGCGATGGCCGAGGGGCTCGGCATCTCGCCGTCCTATCTCAACCTGATCGAGCGCAACCAGCGGCCGCTGACGGTGCAGCTTATCCTCAAGCTGGCGTCCGTCTACAAGGTCGACCCGCATGAGTTGCAAGGCGAGGCAAGGGGGTCGGTGGCCGCCCTGAAGGAAGTGTTCACCGACCCGCTGCTGGTCGGCGAATTGCCGGGAGACCAGGAACTGATCGAACTTGCCGAGGCGGCGCCCAATGCATCGGCCGCGGTGATAAAACTGTTCCGTGCCTATCGCGAGCAGGCCGAGCGGCTGTCCGATCTCAACGAGCTTCTGGCACGCGAGGGTCGCGCCACGGCGCTGTCCGGTGCCCGCCTGCCGATCGACGAGGTGCACGAGACCTTCGAGCGGCGGCCGAACCATTTTACAGCACTTGAGGAAGAAGCCGAGGCGTTCACCGCGGTGCTTGATCCCGGCGACGATCTGTTCGGCGCACTGAAGGCCTGGCTGAGGCGCGAATACGGCATCGTCGTCAAGGTGCTGCCGGTCGCCACCATGCCGAACTGGCGCCGCCGCTACGACCGCCACTCGCAGCGGCTGTTCCTGTCAGAGCGGCTGTCGCCGTTCGACCAGCTGCGCGAAGTGGCGATGGAGGCCTGCCTGATCCGCATGACGGTCGCGGTGGCCGGCGAGATCCAGGCGCTCAGGCTCACGACGGACGAAGCGCGCCGTTTGGCTCGCTTCGAGCTCGGCCGCTACGCCGCGCATGCGCTGATGATGCCTTATCAGGCCTTTCATGCGGCCGCTATTCGCGCCCGCTACGACATCGACGTACTGCGCTCGCGCTTCGGCGTCTCCTTCGAGCAGGCGGCGAACCGGCTGACCATGCTGCAGCGGCAAGGCGCGCCCGGCGTGCCGTTCTTCATGCTGGAGGTCGACAATGCCGGAAACCGCTTCCGCAGAGCTGGCAGCCAGGGCTTTCCGCACAGCCGCTTCGGCGGCGGCTGTCCCAAGCTACCCGTGCATGCCGCCTTCTCGCAGCCCGGCCAGATCTTCGTCGAAGCGGTGGAAATGCCCGACGGCGCCGAGTTCTTGTGCGTCGCCCGCACGCTGGAGGGCCCGCAAGGTGCGTTCTCGGAGCGTCCGCGCCGCACCGCGCTGCTGCTCGGCTGCGACATCGGCTTTCGCGACGACATCGTCTATGGCGCGGCGCTGCCCGGCGTAGCGGCTGCGGGAAAGTCGGGACCAGGCATTGTCGCGGCGACGCCGGTCGGGCCCGCTTGCCGGCTTTGCGAGCGCGTCGGCTGCCTGTCGCGCGCCGAACCGCCGGTGACGCGTCCGCTCGGCCTTGACGAAATGGTGACGGGCCTGAGCGCCTTCGACTTCCAGTAA
- the aceA gene encoding isocitrate lyase, producing the protein MTDFYNLVPSAPEGRFDGIERPYSPEDVKRLRGSVQIRQSLAEMGANRLWKLIHEEDFVNALGAMSGNQAMQQVRAGLKAIYLSGWQVAADANTASAMYPDQSLYPANAAPELVKRINRTLQRADQIETSEGNGLSVETWFAPIVADAEAGFGGPLNAFEIMKAFIEAGAAGVHYEDQLASEKKCGHLGGKVLIPTAAHIRNLNAARLAADVMATPTLVVARTDAEAAKLLTSDIDERDQPFVDYDAGRTVEGFYQVRNGIEPCIARAVAYAPYADLIWCETSKPDLAQAKKFAEGVRRHHPGKLLAYNCSPSFNWKKNLDDATIAKFQRELGAMGYKFQFITLAGFHQLNYGMFELARGYKARQMAAYSELQEAEFAAEANGYTATKHQREVGTGYFDAVSMAITGGKSSTTAMHESTEHAQFKPAAE; encoded by the coding sequence ATGACTGATTTTTACAATCTCGTTCCCTCGGCGCCGGAAGGTCGCTTCGACGGCATCGAACGTCCCTATTCGCCGGAGGATGTGAAGCGGCTGCGCGGTTCGGTGCAGATCCGCCAGAGTCTCGCTGAAATGGGCGCCAACCGGCTGTGGAAGCTGATCCACGAGGAAGATTTCGTCAACGCGCTCGGCGCCATGTCCGGCAACCAGGCGATGCAGCAGGTGCGCGCCGGGCTGAAGGCGATCTACCTGTCGGGCTGGCAGGTTGCAGCCGACGCCAACACCGCTTCGGCGATGTATCCCGACCAGTCGCTTTATCCGGCCAATGCGGCGCCCGAACTGGTCAAGCGCATCAACCGGACGCTGCAGCGCGCCGACCAGATCGAGACCTCTGAGGGCAATGGACTTTCGGTCGAGACCTGGTTCGCACCGATCGTGGCTGATGCGGAAGCCGGTTTCGGCGGGCCGCTCAATGCCTTCGAGATCATGAAGGCTTTCATCGAGGCGGGCGCCGCCGGCGTCCACTACGAGGACCAGCTGGCGTCGGAAAAGAAGTGCGGCCATCTCGGCGGCAAGGTGCTGATCCCGACCGCGGCGCATATTCGCAACCTCAACGCGGCGCGCCTGGCGGCCGACGTGATGGCTACGCCGACGCTCGTCGTGGCGCGCACCGACGCTGAAGCCGCGAAGCTTCTGACATCGGACATCGACGAGCGCGACCAGCCCTTCGTCGACTACGACGCCGGCCGCACGGTGGAAGGCTTCTACCAGGTCAGGAACGGCATCGAGCCGTGCATCGCGCGCGCCGTCGCCTACGCGCCTTATGCGGACCTGATCTGGTGCGAAACGTCGAAGCCCGACCTGGCGCAGGCCAAGAAGTTTGCCGAGGGCGTGCGCAGGCACCATCCGGGCAAGCTGCTCGCCTATAATTGCTCACCCTCGTTCAACTGGAAGAAGAACCTCGACGACGCGACGATCGCCAAATTCCAAAGGGAACTCGGCGCCATGGGCTACAAGTTCCAGTTCATCACGCTCGCCGGCTTCCACCAGCTCAACTACGGCATGTTCGAACTGGCGCGCGGCTACAAGGCGCGGCAGATGGCAGCCTATTCCGAGTTGCAGGAGGCCGAGTTCGCCGCTGAAGCCAATGGCTACACCGCGACCAAGCACCAGCGCGAGGTCGGCACCGGCTATTTCGACGCCGTCTCGATGGCGATCACGGGCGGCAAGTCGTCTACCACCGCCATGCACGAATCGACCGAGCACGCGCAGTTCAAGCCGGCCGCGGAATAG
- a CDS encoding SMc00767 family acetate metabolism repressor, translating to MASISRVKERAEEQSTTMSVDQQATIRMLANDLHRLNQSVMKAVEAGVSVELVRSARHHGGDGNWGDLLIPVIVTQQSHG from the coding sequence ATGGCATCGATAAGCCGCGTCAAGGAACGTGCGGAAGAACAATCGACCACGATGAGCGTCGACCAGCAGGCGACGATCCGCATGCTGGCCAACGATCTGCACAGACTGAACCAGTCGGTGATGAAGGCGGTCGAGGCGGGTGTCTCGGTGGAACTCGTGCGCTCGGCCAGGCACCATGGCGGCGACGGCAATTGGGGCGACCTGCTGATCCCAGTGATCGTCACCCAGCAGAGCCACGGCTGA
- a CDS encoding response regulator codes for MTQDSSAETIRSPSQVLVVGKSPINRVVVSKIVERSGLRPISESPDMAAKTLRTLVPGVIVLDGGADNKDCDNLMSGIETLRRASGKSLPSVILLSTKTGTPESLGLSSVIDVVVAKPITPERLQPVIDRLISR; via the coding sequence GTGACCCAGGATTCAAGCGCCGAGACGATCCGCAGTCCCTCGCAAGTGCTTGTTGTGGGGAAATCGCCGATCAATCGTGTGGTGGTGTCGAAAATCGTCGAACGATCCGGGCTCAGGCCGATCTCGGAATCGCCTGACATGGCGGCGAAGACCTTGCGGACACTGGTGCCAGGCGTGATTGTGCTGGACGGCGGCGCAGACAACAAGGACTGCGACAATCTGATGTCCGGCATCGAAACGCTGCGGCGGGCTTCGGGCAAATCGCTTCCTTCCGTCATCCTGCTTTCAACCAAGACTGGCACACCGGAGAGCCTCGGCCTGTCGAGCGTCATTGACGTAGTGGTCGCCAAGCCGATCACGCCCGAGCGGCTGCAACCGGTGATCGATCGCCTGATCAGCCGCTAA
- a CDS encoding HAD family hydrolase yields MRTSSDVTTIGFDADDTLWQNEQFFRMTEKRFAAMLADHGEEKQISARLLEAERRNLAIYGFGIKGFTLSMIETAIEVTDGRVPASVISEILDAGREMLSHPIEVLPHAREAVEKLAGAYRLVLITKGDLFDQERKLAGSGLGDLFDAVEIVSDKNAATYARLFSRHGDGPARSMMVGNSLKSDVVPAIEAGGWGVHVPHELTWVLEHVEAPVAEPRFRQISDLGQLPELVESIQNPA; encoded by the coding sequence ATGCGAACCAGTAGCGACGTGACCACGATAGGCTTCGACGCCGATGACACGCTTTGGCAGAACGAACAATTCTTCCGCATGACCGAGAAGCGCTTCGCCGCCATGCTCGCCGATCATGGCGAGGAGAAGCAGATCTCGGCACGACTGCTGGAGGCCGAACGGCGCAACCTTGCCATCTATGGCTTTGGCATCAAGGGCTTTACCCTGTCGATGATCGAGACGGCCATCGAGGTCACCGACGGTCGTGTGCCCGCTTCGGTCATATCCGAGATTCTCGATGCCGGCCGCGAGATGCTGAGCCATCCGATCGAGGTCTTGCCGCATGCGCGTGAGGCGGTGGAGAAGCTCGCCGGCGCATACCGCCTCGTGCTGATCACCAAGGGTGACCTCTTTGACCAGGAGCGCAAGCTGGCCGGATCTGGCCTCGGCGACCTGTTCGATGCGGTCGAGATCGTCAGCGACAAGAATGCCGCGACCTATGCGCGCCTCTTCAGCCGCCACGGTGATGGTCCCGCAAGGAGCATGATGGTCGGCAATTCGCTGAAGTCGGATGTGGTGCCGGCCATCGAGGCCGGCGGCTGGGGTGTCCATGTGCCGCACGAACTGACATGGGTGCTCGAGCATGTCGAGGCGCCGGTCGCCGAGCCGCGGTTCCGCCAGATATCCGATCTCGGGCAATTGCCCGAACTGGTCGAAAGCATCCAGAACCCAGCTTGA
- a CDS encoding glutamine synthetase family protein, protein MMPPAKKEVRPSSRGGRARTPAFVKNLRGVKNWKEVSEWLEWRGIEDIECITPDQAGVARGKMMPSKKFTSNTSLALPSAVFMTTISGGYPEDGNGFHYPEDDGDLKLMPDLSTLTVVPWEEDPTAAVICDLVHQDGRSVEFTPRNVLKRVLAAYDKLGLKPVVAPEIEFYLVRKNPDPDYPLTPPVGRSGRAIGGGAGYSIAGVNEFDELIDDIYHFSESQGLEIDTLIHEEGAGQLEINLRHGDPVELADQVFMFKRTIREAALKHEIYATFMAKPIQGQPGSAMHIHQSIIDKKTGRNIFSADDGSETEDFFHFIGGMQKHVPNALVMFAPYVNSYRRLTRSASAPVNNKWGYDNRTTAFRVPRSDPAARRVENRIPSSDANPYLALAASLACGLIGITNKLKAEPPVLTTANAHEIDLPRSLLEAVDLFEGDEELCALLGKSFAATYAAIKRAEFETFMEVISPWEREYLLLNV, encoded by the coding sequence ATGATGCCGCCTGCAAAAAAGGAAGTCCGTCCGTCGAGCCGCGGAGGACGGGCGCGCACGCCTGCCTTCGTGAAAAACCTGCGTGGTGTGAAGAACTGGAAGGAAGTCAGCGAATGGCTGGAATGGCGCGGCATCGAGGACATCGAATGCATCACGCCTGATCAGGCCGGTGTCGCGCGCGGCAAGATGATGCCGTCGAAGAAATTCACCTCCAACACCTCGCTGGCGTTGCCTTCGGCTGTCTTCATGACGACGATTTCCGGCGGTTACCCCGAAGACGGCAACGGCTTCCACTATCCGGAAGACGACGGCGATCTCAAGCTGATGCCGGACCTGTCGACGCTGACAGTGGTGCCCTGGGAAGAAGACCCGACGGCTGCCGTCATCTGCGACCTCGTCCACCAGGATGGCCGCTCGGTCGAATTCACGCCGCGCAATGTGTTGAAGCGCGTGCTTGCCGCCTATGACAAGCTTGGGCTGAAGCCAGTGGTGGCGCCCGAGATCGAATTCTACCTGGTACGCAAGAATCCGGACCCGGATTATCCGCTGACCCCGCCTGTCGGCCGCTCGGGGCGCGCAATCGGCGGCGGCGCCGGCTATTCGATCGCCGGCGTCAACGAGTTCGACGAACTGATCGACGACATCTACCATTTCTCCGAAAGCCAGGGCCTGGAGATCGACACGCTCATCCATGAAGAGGGCGCCGGCCAGCTCGAGATCAATCTGCGCCACGGCGATCCCGTCGAACTCGCCGACCAGGTGTTCATGTTCAAGCGCACCATTCGCGAAGCCGCGCTCAAGCACGAGATCTATGCCACCTTCATGGCCAAGCCGATCCAGGGCCAGCCGGGCTCGGCCATGCATATCCATCAGTCGATCATCGACAAGAAGACCGGCAGGAATATCTTCTCGGCCGATGACGGCTCGGAGACCGAGGACTTTTTCCATTTTATCGGCGGCATGCAGAAGCATGTGCCGAACGCGCTGGTGATGTTCGCACCCTATGTCAATTCCTACCGCCGGCTGACCCGGTCGGCCTCGGCTCCAGTCAATAACAAATGGGGCTATGACAACCGCACCACCGCGTTCCGTGTGCCGCGTTCCGATCCGGCGGCGCGACGTGTCGAAAACCGCATCCCTTCCTCCGACGCCAATCCTTATCTGGCGCTGGCGGCCTCACTTGCCTGCGGGCTGATCGGCATCACCAACAAACTCAAGGCCGAGCCTCCGGTGCTGACGACCGCCAATGCGCACGAGATCGACCTGCCGCGCAGCCTGCTCGAAGCCGTCGACCTGTTCGAGGGCGACGAGGAACTCTGCGCGCTGCTGGGCAAATCCTTCGCCGCCACCTATGCGGCAATCAAGCGGGCGGAATTCGAGACCTTCATGGAAGTGATCAGCCCGTGGGAGCGGGAGTATTTGTTGCTCAACGTTTGA